A genomic window from Anthocerotibacter panamensis C109 includes:
- a CDS encoding Uma2 family endonuclease, which produces MQAALIVLLRTWGRGKGRIYPEWAIRLQRNGADWAAVPDLGYISYEQLPKSWKKNDTCPVPPELVIEILSPKQTVEEFEEKAYDYFQAGVSRMWLIDPAQQTISVFSPQRPAKVYQDDIPITDELLPELGLSPREIFEEADIL; this is translated from the coding sequence GTGCAGGCAGCTTTGATCGTGCTACTTCGTACTTGGGGTAGAGGAAAGGGCAGAATATACCCTGAATGGGCGATTCGGCTACAGCGAAACGGTGCAGATTGGGCTGCTGTCCCCGACCTTGGCTATATCTCCTACGAACAACTCCCCAAAAGCTGGAAGAAAAACGATACCTGCCCCGTTCCACCGGAACTGGTCATCGAGATTCTCTCTCCTAAGCAAACCGTGGAGGAGTTTGAAGAAAAAGCTTATGATTACTTCCAAGCTGGTGTATCCCGCATGTGGCTTATCGATCCAGCACAGCAAACTATTTCTGTTTTCTCTCCACAACGACCCGCTAAAGTGTACCAAGATGACATACCTATTACCGATGAACTACTGCCAGAATTAGGACTTTCTCCCCGAGAGATTTTCGAGGAAGCGGATATTTTGTAG
- a CDS encoding YbaN family protein yields the protein MPQTFKQNALRFAGVTFFGMAIIALFIPLVPSTPFFIASFSCFALADKPLEEIQEL from the coding sequence ATGCCGCAGACCTTCAAACAAAATGCCCTCCGCTTTGCTGGCGTAACATTTTTTGGAATGGCTATTATTGCTCTTTTCATTCCGTTAGTCCCTTCCACGCCTTTCTTTATTGCTTCTTTTAGCTGTTTTGCCTTAGCGGATAAGCCCCTTGAAGAGATTCAGGAGCTTTGA
- a CDS encoding PD-(D/E)XK nuclease domain-containing protein, with amino-acid sequence MQDPVSILEKIFVRFHAAQQLRSRHNNYPTLIVKDEYDVQDLLHALLRIEFDDIRAEEPTPSYAGGSARIDFLLKQEKIVIEVKKTRERLLAKEVGEQLIIDIGRYKAHPDCQTLICFVYDPEGLIANPHGIENDLSGDRDSLNVKVFITPRLFG; translated from the coding sequence ATGCAAGATCCTGTATCAATACTTGAAAAGATATTCGTTAGGTTTCACGCAGCTCAGCAGCTACGTTCACGCCATAACAACTACCCTACTTTGATTGTGAAAGATGAATATGATGTTCAGGATCTTCTCCATGCGCTCCTGAGGATTGAATTTGATGATATAAGAGCAGAAGAACCGACTCCAAGCTACGCTGGTGGTAGCGCTCGGATAGATTTTCTACTGAAGCAAGAGAAAATTGTTATCGAAGTAAAAAAGACTCGTGAGCGGCTTCTAGCTAAGGAGGTTGGTGAGCAACTTATCATTGATATTGGACGGTATAAAGCTCATCCTGACTGCCAAACCCTAATATGCTTTGTTTATGATCCAGAAGGTTTGATCGCCAACCCACATGGCATTGAAAATGATTTAAGTGGAGATAGAGATAGTCTCAATGTCAAAGTTTTCATAACCCCTAGATTATTTGGTTAA
- a CDS encoding DUF4214 domain-containing protein, translating to MNWTQRIASVTLVGLMVTTAPAQAGQRDLAEALINLRQARESLLRDRSAASGNALRATENAIRQLEQSGFRNDRFDTSDRFDTSDRFDRDDRFNANFPSRGQNRFADDINRIYREVLGRNADAQGLNSYTNALFSGSSLSQVRADIARSQEARNALNNIYRQVLCRDIDSSGLKSYGDALASGATLNQVRASVARSPEAQSRRCY from the coding sequence ATGAATTGGACCCAGCGCATTGCCTCGGTGACCCTCGTCGGACTCATGGTTACGACGGCTCCGGCTCAGGCGGGTCAGCGCGACCTCGCCGAAGCGCTTATCAATCTGCGTCAAGCCCGAGAATCCCTCCTACGCGACCGCTCCGCAGCTTCGGGGAACGCCCTCAGAGCCACCGAAAATGCTATCCGCCAACTGGAGCAGTCAGGCTTTAGAAATGACCGTTTTGATACGAGCGACCGTTTTGATACGAGTGACCGCTTTGATCGCGATGACCGCTTCAACGCTAACTTTCCGTCTCGGGGCCAGAACCGCTTTGCCGATGACATCAACCGTATCTATCGTGAAGTCCTCGGGCGCAATGCTGACGCGCAAGGGCTGAACTCCTATACCAATGCGCTCTTCTCTGGATCGAGTCTCTCCCAAGTCCGGGCTGACATTGCCCGTAGCCAGGAAGCACGCAATGCCCTGAACAATATCTACCGTCAGGTACTCTGTCGGGACATTGACTCCAGTGGCCTCAAGTCCTACGGGGATGCCTTGGCCTCAGGAGCAACCCTCAATCAAGTCCGCGCCAGTGTAGCCCGCAGCCCCGAAGCCCAAAGTCGGCGCTGCTATTGA
- the purT gene encoding formate-dependent phosphoribosylglycinamide formyltransferase, translated as MKLPRKLMLLGAGELGKEFVIAAQRLGNYVIAVDRYAHAPAMQVADASEVISMLSGDDLERVVAYHQPDFIVPEIEAIRTEKLLEFEARGITVIPTARATNYTMNRDRIRDLAHRELGLRTARYGYATTLEELVAISGAINFPQVVKPVMSSSGKGQSVVEGPQDVTKAWNYALAGSRGDSYKVIVEEFIRFDLEITLLTVRQWQGATLFCPPIGHRQERGDYQESWQPAALTAQQIAEAQAMARTVTDALGGAGVFGVEFFITADEVIFSELSPRPHDTGMVTLISQNLNEFELHLRAVLGLPIPQIELLGPAASAVILAEEAMDRVAFTGVAEALAQPGTDLRLFGKPVAHPLRRMGVALARGGDIAEARTKATQAAQKVQVVGV; from the coding sequence ATGAAACTACCCCGGAAATTGATGCTCCTCGGCGCAGGAGAGTTGGGTAAAGAGTTTGTGATCGCAGCCCAACGACTGGGGAACTATGTGATTGCAGTGGACCGCTATGCCCACGCTCCGGCGATGCAGGTGGCGGATGCGAGCGAGGTCATCTCCATGCTCAGTGGCGACGACCTAGAGCGGGTGGTGGCCTACCATCAACCAGATTTTATCGTCCCGGAAATCGAGGCTATCCGTACCGAAAAGCTCCTGGAATTTGAAGCGCGGGGGATCACGGTCATCCCTACGGCACGGGCGACCAACTATACGATGAACCGCGACCGTATCCGGGATTTGGCTCACCGGGAACTGGGCCTCAGGACCGCCCGCTACGGCTATGCGACGACTTTGGAGGAACTCGTTGCGATTTCAGGAGCAATAAACTTCCCCCAAGTGGTCAAGCCGGTGATGTCTTCCTCCGGGAAAGGGCAGTCGGTGGTCGAGGGGCCTCAGGATGTGACCAAAGCCTGGAACTATGCCCTGGCGGGTTCTCGGGGCGACAGCTATAAAGTCATTGTCGAGGAATTCATCCGCTTCGATTTGGAGATCACCCTCTTGACTGTCCGACAGTGGCAGGGGGCGACGCTCTTTTGCCCCCCCATCGGGCACCGTCAGGAACGTGGGGATTATCAGGAGTCTTGGCAACCTGCGGCCCTCACTGCACAACAGATAGCCGAGGCCCAAGCGATGGCCCGCACGGTGACGGATGCTTTGGGCGGGGCGGGGGTCTTTGGGGTGGAATTTTTTATCACTGCTGATGAGGTCATCTTCTCGGAATTGTCACCCCGGCCCCACGACACGGGGATGGTGACCTTGATTTCCCAGAACCTCAACGAGTTTGAGCTGCATCTCAGGGCGGTGTTGGGACTGCCGATCCCGCAGATCGAGCTGTTGGGTCCGGCGGCGAGTGCGGTGATCCTGGCGGAGGAAGCGATGGATAGGGTTGCTTTCACCGGAGTGGCGGAAGCCTTGGCCCAACCGGGGACAGACCTGCGGCTCTTCGGCAAGCCCGTCGCGCATCCACTGCGGCGGATGGGTGTGGCCTTGGCGCGGGGGGGCGACATTGCTGAAGCGCGAACAAAGGCGACTCAGGCAGCCCAGAAAGTGCAGGTGGTCGGAGTGTAG
- the rpoB gene encoding DNA-directed RNA polymerase subunit beta, translated as MLPDLIEIQRASFRWFMEEGLIEEIMSFSPIEDYTGKLELHFLPEYRIVEPKWSVEEAKRRDATYAVQLRVPARLTNKEKGEIKEQEVFLGELPLMTDRGTFIINGAERVIVNQIVRSPGVYFKKESDTSGRSTFNASLIPNRGAWLKFETDVNDLVWVRIDKTRKLSALVLLKTLGLTDNEILDSLRHPEYFRKTIEKEGSYTEEDALLELYRKLRPGEPPTVAGAQQLLNSRFFDPKRYDLGRVGRYKINRKLRINVPEATRTLTPQDILACIDYLINLEYDLGITDDIDHLGNRRVRSVGELLQNQVRVGLNRLERIIKERMTVSDAESLTPASLVNPKPLVAAIKEFFGSSQLSQFMDQTNPLAELTHKRRLSALGPGGLTRERAGFAVRDIHPSHYGRICPIETPEGPNAGLIGSLATHARVNAYGFVETPVRKVDKVTGVVTNEVVYLTADEEDEYRVAPGDVPLHEDATFAINPVPVRYRQDFASVEPLEVDYVHVSPIQIVSVATSLIPFLEHDDANRALMGANMQRQAVPLLKPERPLVGTGLEAQCARDSGMVIIAQNSGEVEFVSATDIHIRDTDGNLNKYHLSKYQRSNQDTCLNQKPIVYEGDQVMAGQVLADGSATEGGELALGQNVMVAYMPWEGYNYEDAILISERLVQEDVYTSIHVEKFEIEARQTKLGPEEITREIPNVGEDALRNLDERGIVRSGAWVEAGDILVGKVTPKGESDQPPEEKLLRAIFGEKARDVRDNSLRVPNGEKGRVVDVRVFTRENGDELPPGANMVVRVYVAQKRKIQVGDKMAGRHGNKGIISRILPLEDMPYLPDGRAVDIVLNPLGVPSRMNVGQVFETLLGWAGEVLNLRFKLTPFDEMFGAEASRLLVDEKLKQARSHIQKPWVYTASGETPEVTDLRLERIKAQVGKITLFDGRTGEPFDRPVTVGISYMLKLVHLVDDKIHARSTGPYSLVTQQPLGGKAQQGGQRFGEMEVWALEAFGAAYTLQELLTVKSDDMVGRNEALNAIVKGKAIPRPGIPESFKVLVRELQSLGLDVSVHKIETQMDGSSRDVEVDLMVDTGGKRTPTRPTYEQFGPREIDMAADD; from the coding sequence ATGCTGCCAGACCTCATTGAGATCCAGCGAGCGAGTTTCCGCTGGTTTATGGAGGAGGGTCTGATCGAAGAGATTATGAGCTTCTCGCCCATCGAGGACTACACGGGCAAGTTGGAATTACATTTTTTACCCGAATACCGCATTGTCGAGCCCAAATGGAGCGTCGAAGAAGCCAAGCGCCGCGACGCCACCTATGCGGTGCAGTTGCGCGTCCCTGCGCGTCTCACCAACAAAGAGAAGGGTGAAATCAAGGAACAGGAAGTTTTCCTTGGGGAATTGCCCCTGATGACTGACCGCGGAACGTTTATTATCAATGGCGCAGAGCGTGTCATTGTCAACCAAATTGTCCGTTCCCCTGGAGTCTACTTCAAAAAAGAAAGCGATACTTCAGGACGCTCTACCTTTAATGCGTCGCTCATCCCCAACCGGGGAGCGTGGCTCAAGTTCGAGACGGACGTCAATGACTTGGTGTGGGTACGCATCGACAAGACCCGCAAACTCTCGGCTTTGGTCCTGCTCAAAACCCTGGGTCTGACCGACAACGAGATCCTCGATTCGCTCAGGCATCCCGAGTACTTCCGCAAGACCATCGAAAAAGAAGGCAGCTACACCGAAGAGGACGCCCTCTTGGAGCTGTACCGCAAGCTGCGCCCCGGAGAGCCCCCCACCGTAGCCGGTGCCCAACAGTTGCTCAACTCCCGCTTCTTTGACCCCAAGCGCTACGATCTGGGCCGGGTGGGACGTTACAAGATCAACCGCAAGTTGCGCATCAATGTCCCCGAGGCGACCCGGACGCTGACTCCTCAGGACATCCTTGCCTGTATCGACTATCTCATCAACCTGGAATATGACCTGGGCATCACCGACGACATCGATCACTTGGGCAACCGTCGGGTCCGCTCGGTCGGGGAATTGCTCCAAAACCAAGTCCGGGTCGGCCTCAACCGCCTAGAGCGGATCATCAAAGAACGGATGACGGTCTCTGATGCCGAATCGCTCACTCCAGCCTCTTTGGTTAACCCCAAGCCTTTGGTTGCAGCTATCAAAGAGTTTTTCGGGTCATCCCAGCTCTCTCAGTTCATGGACCAGACCAACCCCTTGGCCGAACTCACCCACAAGCGCCGTCTGAGCGCCCTCGGTCCCGGTGGTCTCACGCGAGAACGAGCAGGCTTCGCGGTGCGGGACATCCACCCCAGTCACTACGGGCGTATCTGTCCGATCGAGACCCCTGAAGGCCCCAACGCCGGTCTGATTGGTTCTTTGGCGACCCACGCGCGGGTCAATGCCTACGGCTTTGTCGAAACTCCGGTGCGCAAGGTGGACAAAGTCACCGGCGTGGTGACCAACGAAGTGGTCTACCTCACCGCCGACGAGGAAGATGAGTATCGGGTCGCTCCGGGCGATGTCCCTCTCCACGAAGATGCTACGTTCGCCATCAATCCGGTGCCCGTGCGTTACCGTCAGGACTTTGCTTCCGTCGAACCGTTGGAAGTGGACTATGTGCACGTCTCCCCGATCCAGATTGTGTCGGTGGCGACCTCGCTAATTCCCTTTCTGGAGCACGACGACGCTAACCGCGCCCTGATGGGAGCGAACATGCAGCGTCAAGCTGTCCCCCTGCTCAAGCCCGAACGCCCTCTAGTCGGGACTGGCCTGGAAGCTCAGTGTGCCCGTGACTCGGGGATGGTCATCATCGCCCAGAATTCGGGGGAAGTCGAGTTCGTCTCCGCCACCGACATTCATATCCGGGACACCGACGGCAACCTGAATAAGTACCACCTCTCCAAGTACCAGCGCTCCAACCAAGACACCTGCCTCAACCAAAAGCCAATTGTCTATGAAGGCGACCAGGTCATGGCTGGTCAGGTCCTGGCGGATGGTTCAGCGACCGAGGGCGGGGAACTGGCCTTGGGCCAGAACGTCATGGTCGCCTACATGCCCTGGGAAGGCTACAACTACGAAGACGCCATTCTCATCAGTGAGCGACTGGTTCAAGAGGACGTCTACACCTCGATTCACGTAGAAAAATTTGAAATCGAGGCCCGTCAGACCAAGCTCGGTCCTGAAGAGATCACCCGAGAGATTCCCAACGTCGGGGAGGATGCCCTGCGCAACCTGGACGAGCGCGGCATTGTCCGCTCCGGGGCTTGGGTTGAGGCAGGCGACATCCTAGTCGGTAAAGTCACGCCCAAGGGTGAATCCGACCAACCCCCCGAAGAGAAACTCCTCAGGGCTATTTTTGGAGAAAAAGCCCGAGATGTGCGCGACAACTCGCTGCGGGTTCCCAACGGGGAGAAGGGCCGCGTCGTCGATGTGCGCGTCTTCACCCGTGAGAATGGCGACGAACTGCCGCCTGGAGCCAACATGGTCGTGCGTGTCTACGTCGCCCAAAAGCGCAAGATTCAGGTGGGCGACAAAATGGCGGGTCGCCACGGCAACAAAGGCATCATTTCGCGTATCCTCCCGCTTGAGGATATGCCCTATCTGCCTGACGGTCGGGCAGTGGATATCGTCCTCAATCCATTGGGGGTGCCTTCGCGGATGAACGTGGGGCAGGTCTTCGAGACGTTGCTGGGCTGGGCTGGGGAGGTTTTAAACCTGCGCTTCAAACTCACGCCCTTCGACGAAATGTTTGGGGCAGAAGCCTCACGCTTGCTGGTAGACGAAAAGCTGAAGCAAGCCCGCAGCCACATCCAAAAACCCTGGGTCTACACCGCTTCTGGGGAGACTCCTGAGGTCACGGATCTGCGTCTGGAGCGAATCAAGGCACAGGTAGGCAAGATCACGCTCTTCGACGGGCGTACAGGCGAGCCCTTTGACCGTCCGGTGACCGTGGGCATCTCCTACATGCTCAAACTGGTGCACTTGGTCGATGACAAAATCCATGCCCGTTCGACCGGCCCCTACTCCTTGGTCACGCAGCAGCCTCTGGGTGGTAAGGCGCAGCAGGGTGGTCAGCGCTTCGGGGAGATGGAAGTGTGGGCACTGGAAGCCTTCGGTGCCGCCTACACGCTCCAAGAGTTGCTCACGGTCAAATCCGACGACATGGTAGGCCGCAACGAAGCCCTCAACGCCATCGTCAAGGGCAAGGCTATCCCGCGTCCCGGCATTCCTGAGTCCTTCAAGGTGCTCGTCCGCGAACTCCAATCCCTCGGCCTCGATGTCTCGGTCCATAAGATTGAGACGCAGATGGATGGTTCCTCGCGGGATGTCGAGGTCGATTTAATGGTGGATACCGGCGGCAAACGCACCCCCACCCGTCCGACCTACGAGCAGTTTGGTCCCCGCGAAATCGACATGGCTGCTGACGACTAA
- a CDS encoding DUF2839 domain-containing protein: MGESKRRKETMGNSYSDPAQKVVFLGFTRAQVDKVYDFTRTGTWICIGALAAFWVVFRIGIWQGWWGKG, translated from the coding sequence ATGGGTGAAAGCAAGCGGCGCAAGGAAACCATGGGTAACAGCTACAGCGATCCCGCACAAAAAGTGGTCTTCCTGGGGTTCACCCGCGCTCAGGTAGACAAAGTGTACGACTTTACCAGGACCGGCACCTGGATCTGCATTGGTGCCCTAGCTGCGTTCTGGGTGGTCTTCCGCATCGGGATCTGGCAGGGGTGGTGGGGGAAAGGGTAG
- a CDS encoding HHL1-like protein, protein MSKEDAQPQKFKGFGPAPKPAALPKKKSGDYGKQELDNFITKKGGQAYSVFVRTEPKGRWYPAGTVAAPPEQVNEAVTDSRKTLTGYALKRFPNLKGQEAKFEYGYRPLDKPRDPVTVVQIVKRSFLERVKALFKR, encoded by the coding sequence GTGAGCAAAGAGGACGCCCAACCCCAGAAGTTTAAAGGCTTCGGCCCCGCCCCCAAACCTGCCGCGCTCCCCAAGAAAAAAAGTGGGGACTATGGTAAGCAGGAATTGGATAATTTCATCACCAAGAAGGGTGGGCAAGCCTACAGCGTCTTCGTGCGGACTGAACCCAAAGGCCGCTGGTATCCAGCAGGGACCGTCGCCGCCCCCCCCGAGCAGGTCAATGAAGCTGTGACCGATTCGCGCAAGACCCTGACGGGCTATGCCCTCAAGCGCTTCCCCAACCTCAAGGGACAGGAGGCCAAATTTGAATACGGCTACCGCCCGTTGGACAAACCCCGCGACCCGGTGACTGTGGTACAGATCGTCAAGCGCTCTTTCTTAGAGCGGGTCAAAGCCCTCTTCAAGCGCTAA
- a CDS encoding peroxiredoxin, translated as MTLRLGDTAPDFTQDSTDGPIHFHEWIGDSWAVLFSHPKDFTPVCTTELGLVSRLKPEFEKRNVKVIALSVDDVASHKGWAGDIEETQGAALNFPILADPDRKVSDLYDMIHPNANNTLTVRSVFVIDPNKKLRLTLTYPASTGRNFDELLRVIDSLQLTDYHSVATPANWTDGGDCVIVPSLQDPEVLKEKFPKGYTVLKPYLRMTPQPNR; from the coding sequence ATGACGCTGCGACTTGGCGATACCGCCCCTGACTTTACTCAGGATTCCACGGATGGACCGATTCATTTCCATGAGTGGATTGGGGATTCATGGGCGGTGCTGTTCTCTCACCCCAAAGACTTCACTCCCGTCTGCACTACAGAACTCGGGTTAGTATCCCGTCTCAAGCCTGAATTTGAAAAGCGCAACGTCAAGGTTATCGCCCTGAGCGTGGACGATGTGGCTTCTCATAAGGGCTGGGCTGGAGATATCGAAGAGACTCAAGGTGCCGCCCTCAACTTCCCGATTCTGGCTGACCCCGACCGTAAGGTCTCCGACCTGTACGACATGATCCACCCCAACGCCAACAACACCCTCACGGTGCGCTCTGTCTTTGTCATTGACCCCAACAAGAAGCTGCGCCTCACCCTGACCTACCCGGCGAGCACAGGACGTAATTTCGATGAACTATTGCGGGTCATCGACTCTCTACAACTGACGGACTACCACAGTGTGGCGACCCCGGCGAACTGGACTGATGGCGGCGACTGTGTCATTGTCCCTTCGCTTCAGGACCCCGAGGTGCTCAAGGAGAAATTCCCCAAAGGCTACACGGTACTCAAGCCCTACTTGAGAATGACCCCACAGCCTAACCGTTGA
- a CDS encoding TonB-dependent receptor plug domain-containing protein, translating into MRKFSQKKRRGETRFAWGGRVFCLMVFAVVGMSATKAQEAGGIAQARSLDPAPYQAHDLLPVASPVLAQAAPPVNDSDEPEEPVDLLGEFNVTAQRRRTTERENTQTTYVVGKAEIKALGARTLIDALRLVPGFSLVEGLGGIDNRGQNFLRGFDDARFILLQDGRPLTRSSNNRASDINRLPVVNVERVEVVTGGSTLRYGADAIGGVINVITRIPSGPPTLTLGVEAGSFGHSTYTVSYQGSTGDLAVPGNFAFELTYQHQSVRNEYPFTYNPDKGAGTVLSSQFFNPDGTRRINPTTGQIYTQPEILASAQDVAFTSTAYGLYAFSDFYAGKLIFKPGRDHTVTIYVQQQNLRRSDDIRSPFQVIQAQNTTGGEVSANPNDYYVRFNDNIADRLGVGEPTEDETGINIAWDWTLSPVSTLSTQLSFKHTNNFNPGSSAQTLINNRTFEAQLRYIAELYPGNTLNAGFQYLGNRSVQSPQAGFPVNTIFDQFGVQGFDREISRYALYLTEDLQFWDGALVVNGGTRFTSDTQFGNIFTSGAGLRYNFGGERGREVFGLRANYQESFKAPGLTQLYAFLGGPGFLAAPNPYFTPSGPVIGDGLQPERATTYELGLDVQLSPSALLRATYYRTDLSNAVEQGVFIGALDTTTSPARVCQRVPISDPGSDCYSSAFLNASYLYLYQSRNTAESLSTGWDFSFDWKLSPEWRITVTHSIFDTRPLGGVNSNLGSGATFFGFQREGQPFGLSSFLLQYTTPQFNAALSGSIVGDRPDADTRTKQILRKGYTVVDLTTSFPLSPSITFNGGIYNLFNNFYESRAGRPSPGINFRAGLTTTF; encoded by the coding sequence ATGCGTAAGTTCTCGCAGAAAAAGCGACGGGGCGAAACCCGGTTTGCTTGGGGAGGCCGTGTTTTTTGTCTGATGGTCTTTGCCGTAGTAGGGATGTCTGCTACCAAGGCACAGGAGGCGGGAGGAATTGCTCAGGCTCGTTCCTTGGACCCTGCTCCATATCAGGCGCACGACCTCCTGCCCGTAGCCTCCCCCGTGCTGGCACAGGCTGCACCTCCTGTGAACGACTCCGATGAGCCGGAAGAGCCGGTGGATTTGTTGGGGGAGTTTAACGTGACCGCCCAGCGTCGCCGGACTACAGAGCGTGAGAATACCCAGACGACCTACGTGGTGGGCAAAGCAGAGATCAAGGCGCTCGGAGCTAGGACTTTGATCGACGCCCTCAGGCTGGTCCCCGGCTTTAGTCTCGTCGAGGGGTTGGGCGGAATCGACAACCGGGGCCAAAACTTTTTGCGCGGTTTTGATGATGCTCGCTTCATCCTGCTTCAAGACGGTCGCCCGCTGACTCGCTCCTCCAACAACCGCGCTTCGGATATCAACCGCCTGCCGGTGGTCAATGTCGAGCGTGTCGAAGTAGTGACGGGGGGGAGCACCCTGCGCTATGGAGCCGATGCCATCGGCGGGGTCATCAATGTTATTACCCGCATCCCCTCCGGTCCACCTACGCTCACCTTGGGTGTCGAGGCGGGCAGCTTCGGTCATAGTACCTACACCGTCTCCTATCAGGGCAGTACCGGCGACCTCGCTGTGCCTGGAAACTTTGCTTTTGAGCTGACCTACCAGCACCAGTCCGTCCGCAATGAATATCCTTTCACCTACAACCCGGATAAAGGAGCGGGGACGGTCCTTTCCTCCCAATTTTTTAACCCTGACGGCACCCGGCGCATCAATCCGACCACCGGTCAGATCTATACCCAACCGGAGATCCTCGCCAGTGCTCAAGACGTTGCTTTCACCTCGACAGCCTACGGTCTCTATGCCTTCAGCGATTTTTATGCCGGTAAACTCATCTTCAAGCCGGGGCGCGACCACACAGTCACGATTTACGTCCAGCAGCAGAACCTACGCCGCTCCGACGACATCCGCTCCCCCTTCCAGGTGATCCAGGCGCAGAACACCACAGGCGGCGAGGTCTCCGCTAACCCCAACGACTACTATGTACGGTTCAACGACAATATTGCTGACCGCTTGGGCGTTGGCGAACCGACCGAGGACGAGACCGGCATCAATATTGCCTGGGACTGGACCTTGAGCCCGGTGAGTACCCTTTCCACCCAACTCAGCTTCAAACACACCAACAATTTCAATCCCGGCTCCTCTGCCCAGACCTTGATCAACAACCGCACCTTCGAGGCGCAACTGCGCTATATCGCTGAACTTTATCCCGGCAATACGCTCAATGCGGGCTTCCAGTATTTGGGCAACCGCTCCGTCCAGAGTCCGCAGGCGGGCTTCCCGGTTAATACGATTTTCGACCAGTTTGGGGTGCAGGGCTTTGACCGGGAGATCTCCCGCTACGCGCTCTACCTCACCGAAGACCTCCAGTTCTGGGATGGAGCCTTGGTCGTGAATGGAGGAACCCGCTTCACCAGCGATACCCAGTTCGGGAACATCTTCACTTCGGGGGCGGGTCTGCGCTACAATTTTGGGGGAGAACGGGGCCGGGAGGTCTTCGGCTTGCGGGCTAACTATCAGGAGTCATTTAAGGCTCCTGGTCTGACCCAGCTCTACGCTTTTTTGGGCGGGCCGGGATTTCTTGCTGCACCCAACCCCTACTTCACGCCCTCAGGACCGGTCATCGGAGACGGACTCCAGCCGGAGCGCGCCACTACCTACGAATTAGGTCTGGATGTGCAACTCAGTCCCAGCGCTCTTTTGCGCGCGACCTACTACCGCACTGACTTGAGCAATGCCGTCGAACAAGGAGTCTTCATCGGGGCGCTCGATACTACCACCAGCCCCGCTCGGGTCTGTCAGCGCGTCCCCATTTCGGACCCAGGCTCAGACTGCTACAGTAGTGCTTTTCTGAATGCCAGCTATCTCTATCTCTATCAATCGCGCAATACTGCTGAATCTTTGAGTACCGGTTGGGATTTCTCCTTTGACTGGAAGCTCAGTCCAGAATGGCGAATCACCGTCACCCACTCCATCTTCGACACCCGGCCTTTGGGCGGCGTGAATTCCAACCTCGGTTCAGGCGCTACCTTCTTTGGTTTTCAGCGAGAGGGGCAGCCCTTTGGTCTCTCCTCATTCCTACTCCAATACACGACCCCCCAATTCAATGCCGCCCTGTCCGGCTCCATCGTCGGGGACCGACCTGACGCGGATACCCGGACTAAGCAGATCCTGCGCAAGGGCTACACCGTCGTAGACCTGACGACGAGTTTCCCGCTGAGCCCCAGCATCACCTTCAACGGCGGTATCTACAACCTCTTCAACAATTTCTACGAAAGCCGCGCCGGACGCCCCTCCCCAGGCATTAACTTTCGGGCTGGGCTCACGACAACGTTTTAG
- a CDS encoding N-acetylmannosamine-6-phosphate 2-epimerase has protein sequence MADLLARLQGGLIVSCQAPADSPLHDPQVISAMAMAAERNGAVGVRIDTPAHVAAVKTRVQVPVIGLWKVVTPSSEVYITPRAREVLALKEAGTDLIALDCTGRPRPDGEVLAAVIAACHSPPFCPVLADVSTVEEGIRAVALGADAVATTLYGYTAATRHLTPPGWGLLEELLERLTVPVLVEGGIQAPLEVQRALASGAWAVVVGGALTGLDQRIRQFCPTDR, from the coding sequence ATGGCAGACCTTCTAGCGCGGCTTCAGGGGGGGCTGATCGTCTCTTGTCAAGCTCCCGCTGACTCCCCCTTGCATGACCCCCAAGTAATCAGTGCTATGGCTATGGCCGCCGAGCGCAATGGAGCGGTGGGCGTGCGCATCGATACGCCCGCTCACGTGGCAGCCGTCAAAACTCGGGTCCAAGTCCCCGTCATCGGCCTATGGAAGGTGGTTACCCCCAGCTCCGAAGTCTACATCACGCCTCGGGCGCGTGAAGTTCTAGCGCTCAAGGAAGCGGGGACAGACTTAATAGCCCTGGACTGCACCGGGCGTCCCCGTCCCGATGGCGAAGTCCTGGCTGCGGTCATCGCAGCCTGCCATAGCCCCCCTTTTTGTCCGGTCCTTGCCGATGTGAGCACGGTGGAGGAGGGTATCCGGGCTGTGGCTCTGGGAGCGGATGCTGTGGCGACGACCCTCTACGGCTATACCGCAGCCACCCGCCATCTCACCCCACCGGGCTGGGGGCTCTTGGAAGAACTTCTGGAGCGCCTGACGGTCCCGGTCTTGGTCGAAGGGGGCATTCAAGCCCCGCTGGAAGTCCAAAGGGCACTGGCCTCGGGTGCTTGGGCGGTGGTGGTGGGCGGAGCCTTGACCGGCCTTGACCAGCGCATTCGTCAGTTTTGTCCGACTGACCGCTAA